A genomic region of Luteibacter aegosomatissinici contains the following coding sequences:
- a CDS encoding efflux RND transporter periplasmic adaptor subunit, producing the protein MPQAASPPSRSPWRHRALWMTIPVLIGAGGFALAGLSGRPATTAVAPPSTVTTVAAARRDMPRWIAGVGTVTPLNEVMVKARVDGQLDRIAFQEGQMVNAGDLLAEIDPRPYQAALVQAEAAAKRDEAQRRNAELDLSRYQKLSTLQVVPRQQLDSQKAQAESLLATVAADRGAADAARLNVAFTRITAPMAGRVGQRLMDQGAQVHAADTTGIVTVTQIEPITVVFPVSQDLLADVVAAERLRPVHVEATARDGSAVLGRGTLTFVDSQVAASTGQVLLKAQFENHDHALWPGAFVAARLLLDTQAQVITVPSQAVQRDQAGDFVYVVDASHVARQRRITTGLDAEGYTVITRGVAEGERVIVEGQGDIQPGVRVVEASRAQPGASA; encoded by the coding sequence ATGCCCCAGGCTGCATCGCCCCCATCCCGTTCGCCATGGCGCCACCGCGCCCTATGGATGACGATTCCCGTACTGATTGGCGCCGGCGGCTTCGCCCTTGCCGGGCTCTCAGGCCGGCCCGCCACGACGGCCGTGGCACCCCCCTCGACGGTTACCACGGTGGCTGCGGCCCGGCGCGATATGCCGCGATGGATCGCGGGCGTCGGGACGGTCACCCCGCTGAACGAAGTGATGGTGAAGGCGCGCGTGGACGGCCAGCTTGATCGCATCGCCTTCCAGGAGGGGCAGATGGTCAATGCGGGCGACCTCCTGGCCGAGATCGATCCACGGCCTTACCAGGCGGCGCTGGTGCAGGCCGAGGCCGCTGCGAAGCGCGATGAAGCGCAACGCCGGAACGCCGAACTCGACCTGTCCCGCTACCAGAAGCTTTCGACACTGCAAGTCGTCCCACGCCAGCAACTGGACTCACAGAAGGCCCAGGCCGAATCGCTCCTTGCGACGGTGGCCGCGGACCGCGGTGCGGCCGATGCAGCGCGTCTAAACGTCGCCTTTACCCGTATCACCGCGCCCATGGCCGGGCGCGTTGGGCAGCGCCTGATGGACCAGGGCGCGCAGGTACATGCCGCGGATACGACAGGCATCGTGACAGTCACCCAGATCGAGCCGATCACGGTAGTGTTCCCGGTCTCCCAGGATCTGCTGGCGGATGTGGTCGCGGCCGAACGCCTCCGGCCGGTTCATGTCGAGGCGACGGCACGCGATGGATCGGCGGTCCTCGGGCGCGGCACGCTTACGTTTGTCGACAGCCAGGTAGCCGCGTCGACCGGCCAGGTGTTGCTCAAGGCCCAGTTTGAAAATCATGACCATGCGCTGTGGCCCGGCGCGTTCGTCGCGGCGCGCCTGTTGCTGGATACCCAGGCACAGGTGATCACAGTGCCATCGCAGGCCGTGCAGCGCGACCAGGCTGGCGATTTTGTCTACGTGGTGGATGCGAGCCACGTGGCTCGCCAGCGCCGGATCACCACCGGCCTCGATGCGGAAGGCTATACGGTGATCACACGCGGCGTAGCCGAGGGCGAGCGGGTGATCGTTGAAGGGCAGGGCGACATCCAGCCCGGCGTACGCGTGGTGGAGGCTTCCCGTGCACAGCCCGGGGCAAGCGCATGA